CGATGCGGTGGTGGGCGAGGCGGAGCGCGGCCACCAGCAGGGCCGTCGCCAGCACGGTCACCCCCGCGGCGGGAGCCAGCTCCCACCAGTCGGCCGGCGGCAGGTCCGGCGGCGGGGGAACCCCCTGGGCGGTGAACTCGCCGGAGGTCGCGAGCCTGGTCCAGTTGTCCCAGCCGACCCAGGCCAGGATCGCGATGGCGACGACCCCGTCCAGGACGAACAGCTTCCAGTGGATCGCCCAGAACGACCAGCCGCTGATGTGCTTGGCGAAGACCGCCTGCGCGTCCTTCCGCGCATAGATCTCGCATACCCCGATCCCGGTGATGAACAGCACTGCCAGGGCCGCCGTCAGATTGAGCACGCTGATCCATAGCTTGTGGACGGATTGCGCGTAGTCCGCGGCGGCGCGCTGGGCGACCGGGGCCATGTCTGCGATGTCTTCTTTCGGCACCTCTCGCCCGAGGGCGGCCAGCACGTCCCGGGGGTTGGTGAAGACGATCCCGTCCTGCGTCGCCCGCGCCGAGTAATTGCGCTCGGTGACGAGGGGGGACCCGTTCGGAATGACGACGAGCACAGGATCGCGCACCAGCGATCTGTCCAGCGGGAATCCGTCCGGCCCTTCGCCCTCGTACCCCCTGGGCCAGGCTCCGAAGGTGAAGACCGTCTGGCCGTCCCTGGCCCATACTTGCTCCACCCCTGTCCGGCGCACCCCTTTGCCCTCGTCCGCTGGGTTGATCGCCAGGGGGGCGTTCGCGGTGATGACGCCGGCATGTCGGCGGAGTCTCTCTGGCACGATGACACGCACCCGGCCCCGGGGATCCGGGCCGTACCGCCTTCCCGACGGGTCCAGGATCGGCTGCTCGGTGAGGAAGGTTTCGTTGACGAACAGCAGGTCGCCGTGGGGCAGCCGCGCTCCCGTGGACCCGAACTGCTCCAGCGGCCACCGGAAGACCGCGACGACCTGCCCGCGCTTGTCGGCCTGGCGCAGCCACCGGCCGACCTGCTCAAGCATCTTCTCGCCCCCCTCTCGCGTGCGGCTCCCGGGAAGGGCGATGTAGGTCGCCGCACCCAGCGCGGCGAAGTACTTGCCGCTCTCCTGCCTGCGCGCGAGGTCCTGCCCGAACACCAAAGTGCTGCCGCCGACGACGAGGACGAGGAGCGCGGCGATGATCCGGACCAGATAGGCGCTCGCCATCGCGGGGCCGGGCGCCACCGCACCTTTGAGGCCGTGGAGAATGTCGCTACGGGCCACCAGGGCGAGCGCGCCGAGGTGGGCCATGAGGGCCAGCAGGCTGAGTGTGGCCGCCACGCCGCCGGCCACCACGGCGAACAGCCCCAGGCGGGCGAATCCGTTGTACAGGCCGAGGAAGGCCAGTGTGATCGCGGTGATGCTCGCGGCGGCGATCAGCCAGAAGGGCGCCAGCCGGCGTAGATCCCACCGGGCAATTGCCAGGAACGACATGCCCTGAAGGCGGAGCACTCCGTAGCCCTTGGCGCTCAACAGCACGCTCGCGCCCACGGCCAGCACCACGCTGAGTGCCACGACGAGAAAGGCCGGTCCCAGCGGAGGCAGCGCGAAACGGCTGATTCGGAAGCCGAGCCCGAGGGGCTCGACCACATCGCCGGTGAGGCCGAGTCCGGCGAACTCGGCGCGAAGCCCCCCGACCGCGCCGCGAGGACCGTACACCTGGTACATGCCTCTCGGATCGAGATCGCCGATCCGCTCGAACGGATGGGTTTCGACGTGAGGGAAGCCGCCGAAGGAGGAGAACCCCCGCCGAAGCCAGGCCGCGGGAGCAGATCCGGCATCGCCCGCGGCGATGTAGAGATGCAGGAGGCCGTCCGGATCCCGGAAGTCGTCGACCTCCCGCACAATCGAGACACGATGGTCACGCGCGTAGGAGGTGACCATCAGTGCGGTCTGGACGCCGCTCGCCGAGCCGCGGGTGTCCTGGATCCAGATCGTGGCCGTCTCACCCAGCGTCGGCTCCTTGTCGAGATCCTGCAGCACCAGGAAGGCCAGCAGCACCGAGACAACGAGCATGACAACGTAGACGAGCCGCACGCCGTGGTGGCGCATGGAAGACCATCTCCTCGGACCAGACGTCGTTCACTGATGCGCAGGGGTGACGTGAAGATCCGTTTCCACGTCACCCCTACGGCGTGCTCACTCAGACAGGCTGAGCGACGTGCTCGCCGATCCTCAGCAATTGCCGGTGTTCGTCCAGAACGCCTTGATCCCGGCGCTGCCGTCCCTCCAGACCTTCGACTGCGCCCAGTTTCCCTTCGCGACGTCGTGGTCGGCGTTGTAGTGGTGGCCCGACGACGTGGACGAGCCGTGGCACTTCCTGTTGTGGAGGTAGTCCGAGTAGCCATTGGTGACGTGGGTGCCGTAATTCCACGTGCCGCCGCCGATCCTCTTGACCGTCTGGGCACTCACGTCACCCGGGGTCATGAGCACCGATCCCTCGGTGGGTTCGTCCGTTCCCTCGGCGGCCACAGCCGCGCTGACCCCGCCCAGGACGACTGCGCCGATCGCGGCGACCATCACGAGGCTGCGCTTGAACGTCTTTCGCATGGAGATCCTCTCCCTTGATACGGACATGCCGATGCCTACCGGGAAGGGGAGTAATCTTGGAGTGCATCTAAGCCCGAGCGCGGCGGCCGTCCGGCCGTCGCGTTCGGCTTCTCCGGGTCCCCCTGTTCCCGCCACCTCCAGCGGACCGCACGGGACCACCGGAAGCGCAGAATCTTCCGGAAAGCGACAACAGGAGATTGCCACGATCCCAGGCGATCTTGAAGAACCTTGCGCCTCGATGCAACGTCCGGGTGGCGACAACGTCGAGCAGTCGGGTCAGGGTGAGGGAGTAGCGGGCCAGGCGGACATGGCGAGGGTGGCGACGCGGCGGAGGGCCGCGTGGGAGGCGCCGTCGCGAGCCTGCGTGGACATGCCCTGGATCACCGCCGCGTAGAACGTCGCCAGCCCCGCCGTGTCCGTGTCCGCCGGGAGGCGCCCGGCCGCCACGTCCTCGTCGATCCGTGCCTTGAGCGCCGCCTTGGTGGCCTCCCTGAACCCCCGCAGCAGCTCCTGGACCTCGGCCGACTCGGGCCCGCAGTTGACGGCGGCCGTGATGATCAGGCACCCCGCCGGGTGCGAGTCGCTCGCGAACTCGGCGGCCGACTCCCGCAGCACCCGCTCGATGGCCGCACGCCCGGTCGGCTCCTCGGCGAGCGCCCGTGCCGTGAAGGCCCCGTACGTCTCCTGGTAACGCCGCACCGCCTCCTCGAACAGCCGGCGCTTGTCGCCGAAGGCCGCGTACAGGCTGGGTGGTCTGATCCCCATGGCGGCGGTCAGCTCGGCGACGGAGGTCGCCTCGTAGCCGTGCCGCCAGAACGAGAGCAGCGCCCGCTCCAGCGCCACCTCTCTGTCGAACGCCCGCTGTCTGGCCATGCGCACATTCTATAGCGATCGCTATGTTATGTTTACTGTATCGATCGCTAAAGAAAGGTTGCGAAGGATGAGGACCGCCCTAGTGACGGGAGCCAGCAGGGGGATCGGCCGCGCCATCGCGCTCCGCCTGGCCAGGGACGGCCTCCGGGTGGCCGTCAACTACGCCGCGGACGAGGCGGCCGCCAAGGAGACCGTGCGCCTGATCGAGCAGGACGGCGGCAGCGCGTTCGCCGTACAGGCCGACCTGGGACGGCAGGAGGACGTGCACCGGCTCGCGGAGCGGGTGAGAGGTGAGGCGGACGTCCTCGACGTGCTGGTCAACAATGCGGGCATCGGCAGGTCCAGCTCCATCGCGGAGGAGACGCCGGAGGCTTACGACCGGTTGTTCGCGGTCAACGTCAAGGGTCTGTTCTTCCTCACCCAGCAGCTGCTGCCACTGATCCCCGACGGCGGCAGGATCGTCAACATCACCTCGGGCGTGGTCCGCATCGCCTTCCCGGAGAGCATCGCGTACGCGATGACCAAGGGCGCGGTGCAGGTGTTCACGCTGGCGCTGGCCAAGGAGCTGGGCCCGCGCGGCATCACGGTCAACAACGTCGCCCCCGGCATCATCGACACCGACGTCAACGCCGGCTGGCTGCGCGGCAACCCGGAGGCCGAGGCGTACGCGGCCAGCAGGCACGCGGTCAACCGGATCGGGCGCGTGGACGAGATCGCGAACGCGGTGGCGTTCGTCGCCTCGCCCGAGGCGAGCTTCATCACCGGCAGCACCATCGACGCCACCGGCGGCGGGAACCTCTGAGGTAGCGCGGGCTATTCGTCCTGATTACTCTCCACTTTCATGCAGACCAAGAAGCTCGCCCTCACCGGGGCCGCCGCGCTGTGCGCGCTGGCCCTGGTGGCTCCCCCCGCGCAGGCCGGTGCCGCCTCGGTCACCGTCACGGTCATGGGCACGTCCGACATCCACAGCAACGGTCTCAACTGGGACTACTTCAAGGACACCGCCTACGCCGACAGCGCGGGCAACAGCGTCGGGCTGGCCAAGGTGTCATCCCTGGTCAACCAGATCAGGGCCGAGCGCGGGGCGGACCACACGCTGCTGTTCGACTCGGGTGACACCATCCAGGGCACGCCGCTTGCGTACTACTACGCCAAGGTCGAGCCGATCACCCAGACCGGCCAGATCCACCCCATGGCCAAGGCCATGAACGCCATCGGGTACGACGCCGTGACGCTGGGGAACCACGAGTTCAACTACGGTCTGCCGCTGCTGGCCACCTGGATCAAGCAGATGAAGGCTCCGGTGCTCGGCGCGAACGCGGTCCACGACAAGAGCGGGCTGCCCGCGTACCGGCCGTTCGTGATCAAGACCATGAGGGTCGAGGGCGAGAAGCCGATCAAGGTCGGCGTGCTCGGGCTGACCAACCCCGGCGTGGCCATCTGGGACAAGGCGAACGTCGAGGGCAAGCTCCGCTTCACCGACCTGGTCGAGTCGGCGAAGAAGTGGGTGCCGGTCATCCGCGGGCTCGGCGCGGACGTGGTCGTGGTGACCGCGCACGCGGGCGACAACGGCATGTCCTCCTACGGCGGCGACCTGCCGGTCGAGAACGCCTCCGCGATGGTGGCCGA
The nucleotide sequence above comes from Nonomuraea helvata. Encoded proteins:
- a CDS encoding SDR family NAD(P)-dependent oxidoreductase; the protein is MRTALVTGASRGIGRAIALRLARDGLRVAVNYAADEAAAKETVRLIEQDGGSAFAVQADLGRQEDVHRLAERVRGEADVLDVLVNNAGIGRSSSIAEETPEAYDRLFAVNVKGLFFLTQQLLPLIPDGGRIVNITSGVVRIAFPESIAYAMTKGAVQVFTLALAKELGPRGITVNNVAPGIIDTDVNAGWLRGNPEAEAYAASRHAVNRIGRVDEIANAVAFVASPEASFITGSTIDATGGGNL
- a CDS encoding TetR/AcrR family transcriptional regulator, with product MARQRAFDREVALERALLSFWRHGYEATSVAELTAAMGIRPPSLYAAFGDKRRLFEEAVRRYQETYGAFTARALAEEPTGRAAIERVLRESAAEFASDSHPAGCLIITAAVNCGPESAEVQELLRGFREATKAALKARIDEDVAAGRLPADTDTAGLATFYAAVIQGMSTQARDGASHAALRRVATLAMSAWPATPSP
- a CDS encoding lactococcin 972 family bacteriocin, giving the protein MRKTFKRSLVMVAAIGAVVLGGVSAAVAAEGTDEPTEGSVLMTPGDVSAQTVKRIGGGTWNYGTHVTNGYSDYLHNRKCHGSSTSSGHHYNADHDVAKGNWAQSKVWRDGSAGIKAFWTNTGNC